Proteins found in one Arthrobacter sp. U41 genomic segment:
- a CDS encoding S8 family peptidase: protein MFSHVRRPGSSREPAVTAAGPRQNPGTAAPPPKTGTLIRGIVGVLAALSLTVAGGLVTALPSTGAEREQSYIVVLKDGVVDAGTAAAAQQGSYGLTVSTVYRDAVSGYAAKMTPSVAARLAADPGVDFITVAREFQKPKDPAPSTQVAPLWWLRIGGTPPEDRHHKSSDAVDVNVAVIDSGIDGTHPDLNVRGGIDCSTGSPAEVTPTDKVGHGTFVAGVIGAKDNKRGVIGTAPGTPLWSVRVVNDSDVITEEMLICAIDWVTATRKDKDPDNDIEVANISIGGPGTETANCGKGTDPMHYAICRSVKAGVAYAVAAGNSGQDIAGFVPATYDEVLTATAMADFDGKPDGLAAPVCGPEDWTEIGQLDDRPAFFSNFASKSKDKAHTVAGPGVCITSTSIAPEGYAVAHGTSFASPVVAGSLALCISEGECEGSGKEVMSQFMDLTAAYNKKHRDFGFEGDPLRPMDGQYYGYLAQIAKY, encoded by the coding sequence ATGTTCAGCCACGTCCGCCGTCCGGGGTCATCACGGGAGCCCGCGGTTACCGCCGCCGGGCCGCGCCAGAATCCCGGGACCGCCGCGCCCCCGCCCAAGACCGGCACACTGATCCGGGGAATCGTGGGCGTCCTCGCAGCGCTGAGCCTGACCGTCGCCGGAGGCCTCGTCACGGCCCTCCCCTCAACCGGCGCCGAGCGGGAACAAAGCTACATTGTGGTGCTGAAGGACGGCGTCGTGGACGCCGGCACCGCAGCCGCAGCCCAGCAGGGCAGCTACGGCCTAACCGTGTCCACGGTCTACCGCGATGCCGTGAGCGGTTACGCCGCGAAAATGACACCATCCGTCGCGGCCCGCCTCGCTGCGGACCCGGGCGTTGATTTCATCACCGTGGCCAGGGAATTCCAGAAACCCAAGGACCCCGCACCGAGTACCCAGGTGGCGCCGCTCTGGTGGCTGAGGATCGGAGGCACTCCCCCCGAAGACCGGCACCATAAATCATCGGACGCTGTCGACGTCAACGTGGCCGTGATCGACAGCGGCATCGACGGAACCCATCCGGACCTCAATGTGCGCGGCGGCATCGACTGCTCCACAGGCTCGCCCGCCGAGGTGACCCCCACGGACAAAGTCGGACACGGGACCTTCGTGGCCGGGGTGATCGGCGCCAAGGACAACAAACGGGGCGTGATCGGCACGGCACCGGGAACCCCGCTGTGGTCGGTGCGCGTGGTGAACGACTCCGATGTGATCACCGAAGAAATGCTCATCTGCGCCATCGACTGGGTGACGGCAACGCGCAAGGACAAGGATCCGGACAACGACATCGAGGTGGCCAACATCAGCATCGGCGGGCCGGGCACCGAAACCGCCAACTGCGGCAAGGGAACGGATCCGATGCACTACGCCATCTGCCGCTCGGTCAAAGCCGGCGTCGCCTACGCCGTGGCGGCCGGCAACTCCGGTCAGGACATCGCCGGCTTTGTCCCGGCCACCTACGACGAGGTGCTGACCGCCACGGCGATGGCGGACTTCGACGGCAAGCCCGACGGCCTCGCCGCCCCGGTCTGCGGGCCCGAGGACTGGACCGAGATCGGGCAGCTGGATGACCGGCCGGCGTTCTTCTCCAACTTCGCCAGCAAGTCCAAGGACAAGGCCCATACCGTCGCCGGCCCAGGGGTCTGCATCACCTCCACCTCCATTGCGCCGGAAGGCTATGCGGTGGCCCACGGAACCAGTTTCGCAAGCCCCGTCGTCGCCGGCTCGCTGGCGCTGTGCATCAGCGAAGGGGAATGTGAGGGCTCGGGCAAGGAAGTGATGTCCCAGTTCATGGATCTCACCGCCGCGTACAACAAGAAACACCGCGACTTCGGCTTCGAAGGCGACCCGTTGCGCCCGATGGACGGGCAGTACTACGGCTACCTCGCCCAGATCGCGAAGTACTGA
- a CDS encoding J-domain-containing protein, which yields MSDASGGSFRRRVERAAELRALRVSGMTVQEEEELAAAEEKERGLRAKFDDAARAEYLIRDAMAQGKFDHLKYAGKPVPGLGEKYDPDWWVKGLIQRENITGMGPKAILLRTEDAGLDDRIDEFQSEKPVRQLLEDFNARVIDARRQLQGGPPVVTRTRDVDTEVRNWAERRAALAAAAEQAAAQAAGQEQDRIRRPWWRWIRFRS from the coding sequence ATGAGCGACGCGTCAGGCGGGTCGTTCCGGCGCAGGGTGGAGCGTGCAGCGGAACTCCGCGCCCTGCGGGTGAGCGGAATGACGGTGCAGGAAGAGGAGGAGCTGGCCGCAGCCGAAGAGAAGGAACGCGGACTGCGCGCAAAATTCGACGACGCCGCCAGGGCCGAGTACCTGATCCGGGATGCCATGGCGCAGGGAAAATTCGACCACCTCAAATACGCCGGAAAACCCGTTCCCGGGCTGGGCGAAAAATACGACCCTGACTGGTGGGTAAAGGGCCTGATCCAGCGCGAAAATATCACCGGGATGGGGCCCAAAGCCATCCTGCTCCGCACCGAGGACGCCGGGCTCGACGACCGGATCGACGAGTTCCAGTCCGAAAAACCGGTCCGCCAGCTCCTGGAGGATTTCAATGCCCGCGTAATTGATGCGCGGCGGCAATTGCAGGGCGGACCGCCGGTTGTCACCAGGACCCGCGATGTCGACACCGAGGTTCGGAACTGGGCGGAACGCCGGGCGGCGCTCGCAGCCGCCGCAGAGCAGGCCGCAGCACAAGCGGCAGGGCAGGAACAGGACCGGATCCGCCGTCCTTGGTGGCGGTGGATCCGGTTCCGTTCCTAG
- a CDS encoding transposase: MDAAKSQHTTVPAQHLGELIVAALAQEVITLNEELAELDALISEKVTEHRHTRTLLSMPGFGPFLAAEFLGATGGDLTVFQTADRFAGVAGLAPARRDSGRITGNHHRPRRYDRRLLRVFYLSGLSALKAAPPPGPTTTENGPKAKPTSRPCSPRPGEG; this comes from the coding sequence GTGGACGCCGCGAAATCCCAGCACACCACCGTCCCGGCCCAACACCTCGGGGAACTGATCGTCGCCGCCCTCGCACAGGAAGTCATCACCCTGAATGAGGAACTCGCCGAGCTGGACGCGCTGATCAGCGAGAAGGTCACCGAACACCGGCACACCCGGACCCTGTTGAGTATGCCCGGCTTCGGACCCTTCCTCGCAGCCGAATTCCTCGGTGCCACGGGCGGAGACCTCACCGTCTTTCAAACTGCGGACCGGTTTGCCGGGGTCGCCGGACTCGCCCCCGCACGCCGGGACTCCGGACGGATCACCGGCAACCACCACCGCCCCCGCCGCTACGACCGCAGGCTCCTGCGCGTCTTCTACCTCTCCGGCCTCTCGGCACTGAAAGCTGCCCCGCCTCCCGGACCTACTACGACCGAAAACGGACCGAAGGCAAAACCCACATCCAGGCCATGCTCTCCCAGGCCCGGCGAAGGTTGA
- a CDS encoding DUF6221 family protein produces the protein MDIVEFLSERISEDEAVARTLLGDRTVSKSGAWYEQRLLLECEAKRRLIRIVESARQAALAALVSDPGQDAGWIPQSLEWMEHSLYALALPYYDHPDFHQDWFRA, from the coding sequence GTGGACATTGTCGAATTCCTGTCCGAGCGGATCAGCGAGGACGAGGCTGTAGCCAGGACCCTCCTCGGCGACCGGACTGTCTCGAAATCCGGTGCCTGGTACGAGCAGCGGCTGTTGCTTGAATGCGAGGCCAAGCGGCGCCTGATCCGCATCGTGGAATCGGCCCGGCAGGCGGCCCTGGCTGCGCTGGTCAGCGACCCCGGTCAGGACGCGGGCTGGATCCCGCAGTCCCTGGAGTGGATGGAACACTCGCTCTACGCCCTGGCCCTGCCCTACTACGACCACCCGGACTTCCACCAGGACTGGTTCCGCGCCTAG
- a CDS encoding glycosyltransferase — protein sequence MRLLYITESVPNRDPVFGDGSSMIPYEILRNLPADVDVTLLTYAGPVGLPDEVFSRCESVQVLTPRSRKAAFVRSFAGLNGVGKHERATAEAISTAARLSADSDATLIHGPHALFLARHVQGPVVLQTVDPWSIRAGMDSAIAPRFLRPAYRARERRALRAEHRLPARARLLTVGSRDAVEWSERLGRPVRSIPNGAERALRPAARQSGPVVCFVGSLNYGPNIDSAKVLVGKIAPLVWEKVPEARFVLAGRRPGPDVLSLAGPRVEVLANVPSVLDVFQSADVAAFPDEHGVGIRNSVREALAAGLPVVATPVAAREQDPHPLLTVEQDTSRFVDHVVNRLTGPRPGPAERDADAVRTWQTVTQEYLAELRSAIHPGSTGLPLGSSPA from the coding sequence ATGAGGCTTCTGTACATCACAGAAAGTGTGCCCAACCGGGACCCCGTGTTCGGTGACGGCAGCTCGATGATCCCTTATGAGATTCTGCGGAATCTGCCGGCGGACGTTGACGTGACCCTGCTGACCTACGCGGGGCCGGTCGGGCTGCCGGACGAGGTGTTCAGCCGTTGTGAGTCGGTCCAGGTTCTGACTCCCCGGAGCCGCAAGGCGGCGTTCGTGCGGTCCTTCGCCGGCCTGAACGGTGTGGGAAAGCACGAACGTGCCACTGCGGAAGCCATTTCCACGGCAGCCAGGCTGTCAGCGGACAGTGATGCGACCCTGATCCACGGCCCGCACGCCCTCTTCCTCGCCCGCCACGTGCAGGGGCCGGTGGTCCTGCAGACAGTGGACCCTTGGTCGATCAGGGCCGGGATGGACAGTGCCATTGCGCCACGTTTCCTGCGGCCGGCGTACCGGGCGCGGGAGCGCCGGGCGCTGCGGGCCGAACACCGCCTGCCTGCAAGGGCCCGCCTCCTCACGGTGGGGTCCCGGGACGCCGTTGAATGGTCTGAGCGTCTGGGCCGGCCGGTGCGGAGCATCCCGAACGGTGCCGAGCGGGCCCTCCGCCCCGCCGCAAGGCAGTCCGGCCCCGTGGTCTGCTTCGTCGGCAGCCTGAACTACGGGCCCAACATCGACAGCGCGAAGGTCCTGGTCGGCAAGATCGCTCCCCTGGTGTGGGAGAAGGTGCCCGAGGCCAGGTTTGTCCTCGCGGGGCGCCGTCCCGGGCCGGATGTGCTCTCGTTGGCCGGCCCCCGGGTGGAGGTCCTGGCCAATGTGCCGTCGGTCCTTGACGTCTTCCAGTCAGCTGATGTGGCAGCCTTTCCCGACGAGCATGGCGTTGGCATCCGGAACTCGGTCCGCGAGGCGCTGGCTGCCGGCCTTCCCGTGGTTGCCACGCCGGTCGCCGCGCGTGAACAGGACCCCCATCCCTTGCTGACCGTCGAGCAGGACACCTCGAGGTTCGTTGATCACGTCGTGAACCGGCTGACAGGGCCCCGGCCAGGGCCTGCAGAGCGTGACGCCGACGCCGTCCGGACCTGGCAGACGGTCACGCAGGAGTACCTGGCCGAGCTGCGCAGCGCGATCCATCCCGGCAGCACCGGCCTGCCGCTTGGAAGCTCACCGGCATGA
- a CDS encoding lipopolysaccharide biosynthesis protein, translating into MTSAPGDLARTGVRGAIWQGLAFASGRIIVLATTIVLARLLSPEEYGLVALALVLIAYTETIADAGVAQALVYLPRAGVIARSALLISVVLGTLLGLGAFLAGPLIAQLFSLPEVEPLVQVLGISVLATSLGAVPEALLRRDLQFKKLTAAPVIRAATMGTVTLSLALSGHGAWSLAVGTAAGSVAYAATCWFLVGRSAPWQIWRVGKDALRANLKYGAPVAGSSLLARLIFDIDYLIIGLFLGAQALGYYTLAFRLPEVLILNVFFVLSTVLFPLYSQVRSEPERLRSGYLTSVRIQSLYGVTTGVGLAVVAPVLVPLVFGEKWMDAVLPLVFLALYAAARSLGAGANDVYKAIGRPGLSIWVSLVRLVILLPVLLFATQWGIVGIACAQFVVAVLFASGMQFVAARVIQLRARELLRAVAPGLVCGAAVALAGLGILAAPVLGGVTTLILVVPTAVALVYAVLRFGFRPLHDELVQLVRRR; encoded by the coding sequence ATGACGTCCGCTCCCGGGGACCTGGCCCGGACCGGCGTCCGGGGCGCCATCTGGCAGGGGCTGGCATTCGCCAGCGGGAGAATCATCGTCCTGGCCACGACGATCGTGCTGGCCCGGCTGCTGTCTCCCGAGGAGTACGGTTTGGTGGCCCTGGCCCTGGTCCTCATTGCCTACACGGAGACCATTGCCGACGCCGGGGTGGCCCAGGCCTTGGTCTACCTGCCACGTGCCGGGGTTATTGCCAGATCTGCGCTGCTGATCTCGGTGGTGCTGGGCACGCTCCTGGGCCTGGGCGCCTTCCTTGCCGGGCCCCTGATTGCCCAGCTCTTCAGCCTGCCCGAGGTGGAACCCCTGGTCCAGGTCCTGGGGATCTCGGTGCTGGCCACCTCGCTGGGCGCTGTCCCCGAGGCCCTGCTGCGGCGTGACCTGCAGTTCAAGAAACTCACGGCGGCTCCCGTTATTCGAGCCGCCACGATGGGCACGGTGACCCTCAGCCTGGCATTGTCCGGCCATGGCGCCTGGTCACTGGCCGTGGGAACAGCTGCCGGGTCCGTGGCTTACGCCGCGACGTGCTGGTTCCTGGTTGGCAGGAGCGCGCCGTGGCAGATCTGGCGTGTTGGCAAAGATGCCCTCCGGGCCAACTTGAAATACGGCGCACCGGTCGCCGGCAGCAGCCTGCTGGCACGGTTGATCTTCGACATCGATTACCTCATCATCGGCCTGTTCCTCGGGGCGCAGGCACTGGGCTACTACACCCTGGCTTTCCGCCTCCCCGAGGTGCTCATCCTCAACGTGTTCTTCGTCCTCTCGACCGTCCTGTTTCCCTTGTATTCCCAGGTGCGCAGCGAGCCGGAACGGCTCCGCTCCGGCTATCTGACCAGCGTGCGGATCCAGTCCCTGTATGGCGTCACCACCGGTGTGGGGTTGGCCGTCGTGGCTCCGGTTCTGGTGCCGCTGGTCTTCGGCGAGAAGTGGATGGACGCCGTGTTGCCCCTCGTGTTCCTCGCCCTCTATGCCGCGGCCCGCTCGCTGGGCGCGGGCGCCAATGACGTGTACAAGGCCATCGGCCGTCCAGGCCTCTCGATCTGGGTGTCGCTGGTGCGGCTCGTGATCCTGCTGCCGGTCCTGCTGTTCGCCACCCAGTGGGGCATCGTGGGCATCGCGTGCGCGCAGTTCGTCGTCGCAGTGCTCTTCGCCAGCGGCATGCAGTTCGTGGCCGCCAGGGTCATTCAGCTGCGGGCGCGCGAACTGCTCCGCGCCGTGGCGCCCGGCCTGGTCTGCGGGGCGGCCGTGGCGTTGGCGGGCCTCGGCATCCTGGCGGCGCCGGTCCTGGGCGGTGTGACCACCCTGATCCTGGTAGTCCCCACGGCCGTTGCGTTGGTCTACGCGGTGCTTCGGTTCGGGTTTCGGCCGCTGCATGATGAGCTGGTGCAGCTGGTCCGCCGCCGCTGA
- a CDS encoding GAF and ANTAR domain-containing protein: MTSPSDESAVSDLQDLITESGTVSEFLNELALFAARTISPAIGRPVECAVALRRRRRTITIAGSSEEARALDQIEQALGAGPCMLALETNTTVLLNDVNGDPRWPDFQHELTNRGYHAVLGIPLELGKDSWAALDLFAPAAGAFTPASIAIAENFATIAGDALRLAVRIGTAQLLAEDLKAAMTSRSTIDLACGAIMAQNRCSQEEAFAILTRASNHRNQKLHQVAEELLLGLSGHVPPSARFEA, translated from the coding sequence ATGACAAGTCCTTCCGATGAATCCGCCGTCTCAGACCTTCAGGACCTCATCACGGAGTCCGGTACCGTGAGCGAGTTCCTGAACGAACTGGCGCTCTTCGCGGCCCGGACCATCAGCCCGGCCATCGGCCGTCCGGTCGAGTGCGCCGTGGCGTTGCGGCGGCGCCGGCGCACCATCACGATCGCCGGAAGCAGCGAGGAGGCACGCGCCCTGGACCAGATCGAGCAGGCCCTCGGCGCCGGCCCCTGCATGCTGGCACTGGAAACCAACACCACAGTCCTGCTCAATGACGTCAACGGCGACCCGCGCTGGCCCGACTTCCAACACGAACTCACCAACCGTGGCTACCACGCCGTCCTCGGAATCCCGCTCGAGCTCGGCAAAGATTCCTGGGCCGCTCTTGACCTGTTCGCTCCGGCCGCCGGGGCCTTCACCCCGGCGTCCATCGCCATCGCCGAAAACTTCGCCACGATCGCCGGCGACGCATTGCGCCTGGCCGTCCGGATAGGAACCGCACAACTCCTGGCCGAAGACCTCAAAGCCGCCATGACAAGCCGGTCAACGATCGACCTCGCCTGCGGGGCCATCATGGCCCAAAACCGCTGCAGCCAGGAAGAGGCCTTCGCCATCCTGACCCGGGCCTCAAACCACCGGAACCAAAAACTACACCAAGTCGCCGAAGAACTGCTGCTCGGGCTCTCCGGGCACGTGCCGCCAAGTGCCCGGTTCGAAGCCTGA
- a CDS encoding response regulator transcription factor, with product MGLPLDAAAARERAPGSVRVFVVDSHELVREGLRDFLEGEGLEVVGECWSAAEASRRIVEAGADVAVLDGPLPDGTGIEVCRYVRSVDSDLQCLMMTSYVDDEVLRSVVLAGAAGCVLRQVRGLHLAEAIRRAATGESLLGTEVVDRARAWFANAAADPGFGDLAGAEREVLALIGKGLSDRQISEALGLAETRVRELVSTLLVKLGFGGGSGPAVGRPTDALP from the coding sequence ATGGGTTTGCCTTTGGACGCCGCTGCTGCCCGGGAACGGGCCCCGGGGTCGGTGCGCGTCTTTGTCGTCGATAGTCACGAGCTCGTCCGGGAAGGGCTGAGGGACTTTCTCGAGGGAGAAGGCCTCGAGGTGGTCGGTGAGTGCTGGTCAGCGGCCGAGGCCAGCCGCCGGATCGTGGAAGCGGGCGCGGACGTGGCGGTACTGGATGGACCTCTGCCTGACGGGACCGGAATTGAAGTCTGCCGGTATGTGCGCTCCGTTGATTCGGATCTGCAGTGCCTGATGATGACCAGCTATGTCGATGACGAGGTGCTTCGCAGTGTCGTTCTTGCCGGCGCGGCAGGTTGTGTGCTCCGGCAAGTCCGGGGCCTCCACCTGGCCGAGGCCATCCGTCGTGCCGCTACGGGGGAATCGCTCCTGGGCACTGAGGTGGTGGACAGGGCGAGGGCGTGGTTCGCCAACGCGGCGGCGGACCCGGGATTTGGTGACCTGGCCGGCGCGGAGAGGGAAGTGCTGGCACTGATTGGCAAGGGTCTGAGCGACCGGCAGATCAGTGAGGCATTGGGTCTGGCTGAGACGAGGGTACGTGAGCTCGTTTCCACGCTGCTGGTCAAACTGGGGTTCGGAGGCGGTAGCGGGCCAGCGGTCGGCCGGCCGACAGATGCGCTCCCGTGA